One segment of Drosophila ananassae strain 14024-0371.13 chromosome 3R, ASM1763931v2, whole genome shotgun sequence DNA contains the following:
- the LOC6498545 gene encoding calphotin, with protein sequence MAAKFLTVCSLLAIAGSCCAGFAATYAGYHPAYATYQAPTVYHAAPVAQAAVYHQAAPVLTKTVLPAAPVYTKSYALPAPFVKTVAAPYALPVAAPVVKTLSAAPVVASAPVVAAAPVVKTVATAPVLAAAPLVKQVELESSPRYDFSYGVHDSITGDIKSQVETRDGGNVVGSYSVLDADGYKRTVTYTADDINGFNAVVQREPVVAARAVAAPVVSVAAPVAPVSVPVPVAAPAPVASFSSPIYYPQQQVFAPQEVQQQQQGEVVEAPVATQPELEPTPVDYNEEQQQQEQQQQQPEQSYPQDQQFPPYSPAAPVADSDDSDVVEARSAPEASSTTSTTAAPAPVTEEETKKTA encoded by the exons ATGGCAGCCAAA ttCCTGACTGTTTGCTCCCTTCTGGCCATTGCTGGCTCTTGCTGTGCAGGATTTGCCGCCACCTACGCCGGCTACCATCCAGCTTATGCCACTTACCAGGCTCCAACCGTCTACCATGCCGCTCCTGTTGCCCAGGCTGCTGTATACCATCAGGCCGCTCCCGTCCTGACCAAGACGGTGCTGCCAGCTGCTCCCGTTTACACCAAGTCCTATGCCTTGCCCGCTCCCTTTGTGAAGACGGTGGCTGCTCCTTACGCCCTTCCAGTGGCAGCTCCTGTGGTTAAGACTCTGTCTGCTGCTCCAGTGGTGGCTTCTGCCCCAGtagtggctgctgctcctgttgtGAAAACTGTGGCTACCGCCCCTGTTTTGGCCGCTGCTCCTCTGGTCAAGCAAGTGGAACTGGAATCCTCGCCAAGGTACGACTTCTCTTACGGAGTTCACGACAGCATCACTGGAGACATTAAGAGCCAGGTGGAGACCCGTGACGGTGGCAACGTGGTTGGATCCTACTCCGTCCTGGATGCTGACGGATACAAGCGCACGGTGACCTATACCGCCGACGACATCAACGGATTCAACGCCGTGGTCCAGCGTGAGCCTGTGGTGGCCGCTCGTGCCGTTGCTGCTCCAGTGGTTTCGGTGGCTGCTCCAGTGGCCCCTGTTTCCGTCCCTGTTCCCGTTGCCGCTCCTGCTCCCGTGGCCTCCTTCTCTTCGCCAATCTACTATCCCCAGCAGCAGGTGTTTGCCCCCCAGGAAgttcagcagcaacaacagggAGAGGTTGTAGAGGCCCCAGTTGCCACTCAGCCCGAACTAGAGCCCACGCCCGTTGACTACAACgaggagcaacagcaacaggagcagcagcaacagcagccggaGCAGAGCTATCCCCAGGATCAGCAGTTCCCGCCCTACTCTCCCGCCGCCCCTGTTGCCGATAGCGATGATTCCGATGTGGTGGAGGCACGATCTGCCCCCGAGGCCAGCAGCACCACCTCCACCACGGCGGCCCCAGCGCCAGTCACCGAGGAGGAGACCAAAAAGACGGCTTAG
- the LOC6498544 gene encoding protein obstructor-E encodes MSANEMAFVKICIFALALAVALTGTLAQEQRQRGNFRVGPGHPPSQRHLPPRTRDPVQEASVTPKRKQTAAEKEYEPTEECPEANGFYPDGKQCDKYYACLDGVPTERLCADGMVFNDYSPIEEKCDLPYNIDCTKRSKLQTPQSSLHCPRKNGYFGHEKPGICDKFYFCVDGQFNMITCPAGLVFNPKTGICTWPDEVGVTGCKSEDIFEFECPKVNESIAVTHPRYADPDDCQFFYVCVNGDVPRRNGCKLGQVFDDENKTCDWARKVPECADWYKDRLTDAELDELENPKPKSTTTKKPPRVRGPSRRKPTPKRAPVEPEEEEE; translated from the exons ATGTCGGCTAACGAAATGGCGTTTGtgaaaatttgcatatttgctttggctttggccgTGG CACTCACAGGAACCCTTGCccaggagcagcggcagcgtgGAAATTTCCGCGTGGGTCCCGGCCATCCACCCTCGCAGCGTCACCTGCCGCCCCGCACCCGTGATCCCGTCCAGGAGGCCTCGGTGACGCCCAAACGCAAGCAGACAGCCGCGGAGAAGGAGTACGAGCCGACAGAGGAGTGCCCAGAGGCCAATGGTTTCTATCCGGACGGCAAACAGTGCGACAAGTACTATGCCTGCCT AGACGGTGTGCCCACGGAAAGGCTGTGTGCCGACGGCATGGTCTTCAACGATTACTCGCCCATTGAGGAGAAGTGCGATCTGCCGTACAACATCGACTGCACCAAGCGGTCCAAGCTAC AAACCCCCCAATCGTCGCTCCACTGTCCCCGCAAGAACGGATACTTTGGCCACGAGAAGCCCGGAATCTGCGACAAGTTCTACTTCTGCGTCGACGGTCAGTTCAACATGATCACCTGCCCGGCCGGTTTGGTCTTCAATCCCAAGACCGGCATCTGCACCTGGCCAGATGAGGTCGGAGTGACCGGCTGCAAGTCGGAGGACATCTTCGAGTTCGAGTGCCCCAAGGTCAACGAGAGCATTGCGGTCACCCATCCCCGCTACGCCGATCCCGATGACTGCCAGTTCTTCTACGTGTGTGTGAATGGAGACGTGCCCCGGAGGAACGGCTGCAAGCTGGGCCAGGTCTTCGACGACGAGAACAAGACCTGCGACTGGGCCCGTAAAGTGCCCGAGTG TGCCGACTGGTACAAGGATCGCCTGACCGATGCCGAGCTCGACGAGCTGGAGAACCCCAAGCCCAAGTCCACGACCACCAAGAAGCCACCACGCGTCCGCGGTCCCTCGAGGCGCAAGCCCACGCCCAAGCGGGCTCCAGTGGAGCCTGAGGAAGAGGAGGAGTGA
- the LOC6498543 gene encoding uncharacterized protein LOC6498543, whose protein sequence is MLNKQKKMHFSENNLGLSEAYLGFFADSNSVQWYRGMSQVQTGACDRLLHALRDDMEQESTYRVRRCITQLGLHPLVKSSHIRAIMTISQGNDLAFLWFLWESAYKKPRTDHDPETPPYSVNEQLLLSGIAYLDMPATLRALDSLLPPPSHSTKFVQKTEARKTSIKVRQPKKREYASPYFAPQVKPRQYIPRGNNRPFLRKLRFPEYKKYLDGSERVPNENRWFAQYQLCPAKRIIKKLLEDELNRLTLDPVLIASDGQKQSPLCETHQFLEEVVNAERQKNVHKVLQRCLSQLDIPGAQLKARRKRIVKQMEEDMDYAADRIRGNSMRLHSHVKTFREFNEECLMCNHDVSVPTGKINKKANLSMLLGLGHEAVPKVHTYPMMTDDLLKVMLINNDKDLAKTGDCKLIRGDCVGVVPRTMDIDQDLLKIRSRSTSKSRNKGKSRSRSRSKSRSRSRSKKKKKPKRKKSKGRRKKKDVGQGISGFETPANTLLDEGMPIKEDHFPKLADLIPYCSKTLMCVKRKKVQDPDEETFVTRNQIRGELEFDYEKIFKVPGIPEQHLPWEDELPDLEDKQPLIENCCISALNEGKIQLGKESNRDGSLPPVLRAAANCAVNTFREYLDEVHRGTRASPQGDTPVELIDPNNKQQIEKLLKVALEELSHNPHYVLASFPNAHKLPMLLDWVADRYGKTFSREEMHALVKAAFRIYESIYQGEERNQQNALKLKKEMMVLSSSGYVTYHRFHEFVCQAKRMKAEYHGKLNQLALEQSRLTWLALRGYSHLGGHIKDTFFAYMPARMHDLKRQHVWRSSDYRDMVQHRVTSQRRRAA, encoded by the coding sequence atgttaaataaacaaaaaaaaatgcactttTCAGAAAATAATCTAGGATTGTCTGAGGCGTATCTGGGATTCTTTGCTGATAGTAATAGTGTTCAATGGTACCGTGGAATGTCCCAAGTCCAGACCGGAGCCTGCGACCGGCTCCTTCACGCTCTGCGGGACGACATGGAGCAGGAGTCCACTTACCGTGTGCGTCGCTGCATCACCCAGCTGGGACTGCATCCTCTGGTCAAGTCCTCCCATATCAGGGCCATTATGACGATCAGCCAAGGGAATGACCTGGCCTTCCTGTGGTTTCTATGGGAGTCGGCTTACAAGAAGCCACGCACAGACCATGACCCGGAAACGCCGCCCTACTCGGTCAACGAGCAACTGCTTCTATCGGGGATAGCCTACCTGGACATGCCGGCCACCCTCCGGGCCCTGGACTCGCTGCTTCCGCCACCCTCCCATTCAACAAAGTTCGTGCAAAAAACTGAAGCGCGGAAGACCTCGATCAAGGTCCGCCAGCCTAAGAAAAGGGAGTACGCCTCTCCCTACTTCGCCCCACAGGTGAAGCCCCGCCAGTATATACCGCGGGGAAACAATCGACCCTTCTTGCGCAAGTTGCGGTTTCCGGAGTACAAGAAGTATTTGGATGGGTCGGAGAGAGTCCCCAATGAGAACCGCTGGTTCGCCCAATACCAGTTGTGCCCCGCCAAGAGGATAATCAAAAAACTGCTCGAAGATGAGCTCAATAGGCTGACCCTTGATCCCGTCTTGATCGCCAGTGACGGTCAGAAGCAGAGCCCTCTGTGCGAAACCCATCAGTTCCTTGAGGAGGTCGTCAATGCGGAGCGCCAGAAGAATGTCCACAAGGTCCTGCAGCGCTGTCTCTCCCAGCTGGATATTCCGGGGGCGCAGCTGAAGGCTCGTCGGAAGCGCATTGTAAAGCAAATGGAGGAGGATATGGACTATGCTGCAGACAGGATCCGCGGAAACTCTATGAGATTACATTCCCATGTGAAGACTTTTCGTGAATTTAATGAGGAGTGTCTTATGTGCAATCACGATGTCAGTGTGCCAACCGGGAAGATcaacaaaaaggcaaatctCTCAATGCTATTGGGTCTCGGACACGAAGCGGTCCCCAAGGTCCATACTTATCCCATGATGACGGATGACCTTCTCAAAGTAATGCTCATCAACAACGATAAGGACCTGGCTAAGACTGGAGACTGTAAGCTCATCCGTGGAGATTGTGTCGGTGTGGTACCCAGAACGATGGATATCGATCAAGATTTGCTGAAGATAAGATCCCGAAGCACCTCAAAGTCCCGTAATAAAGGAAAGAGTAGGTCTAGATCTAGGTCTaagtcaaggtcaaggtctaggtctaaaaagaaaaaaaagcccaaaagaaagaaatccAAAGGTCGTCGCAAGAAGAAGGATGTCGGCCAAGGGATAAGTGGATTTGAAACGCCGGCCAATACCCTTCTCGATGAGGGAATGCCCATAAAAGAAGATCACTTTCCCAAACTAGCCGACCTCATACCCTATTGCAGTAAGACGTTGATGTGCGTGAAGCGGAAAAAAGTACAAGATCCGGATGAGGAGACTTTCGTGACCCGGAACCAGATCCGGGGAGAGCTTGAGTTTGATTacgaaaaaatttttaaagtaCCAGGCATTCCGGAGCAACACCTACCTTGGGAGGACGAGCTGCCCGATCTGGAGGACAAGCAGCCCCTGATTGAAAACTGTTGCATTTCCGCCTTGAACGAAGGCAAGATCCAGTTGGGGAAGGAGAGTAACCGGGACGGAAGCCTTCCGCCAGTTTTGAGGGCAGCCGCCAATTGTGCCGTGAACACGTTCCGCGAGTACCTCGACGAGGTGCACCGGGGGACGCGAGCGTCCCCTCAAGGAGACACCCCTGTTGAGCTCATCGATCCGAACAACAAGCAGCAAATCGAGAAGCTATTGAAAGTCGCCCTGGAAGAGCTCTCGCACAATCCCCACTACGTTCTGGCCTCGTTCCCCAATGCCCACAAACTGCCAATGCTGCTCGACTGGGTGGCAGATCGATATGGCAAGACCTTCTCGCGGGAGGAGATGCATGCCCTGGTGAAGGCGGCATTCCGTATCTACGAGAGCATCTACCAGGGCGAGGAGCGAAACCAGCAGAACGCTCTGAAGTTAAAGAAGGAAATGATGGTCCTGAGCAGCTCGGGCTATGTCACCTATCACCGTTTCCACGAATTCGTATGCCAGGCCAAGCGCATGAAGGCCGAATATCATGGAAAGCTAAACCAGTTGGCTTTGGAGCAATCCCGCCTCACCTGGCTGGCTCTGCGCGGCTACTCCCACCTGGGCGGTCACATCAAGGACACCTTCTTTGCCTACATGCCCGCCAGGATGCACGATCTGAAGCGCCAGCACGTTTGGAGATCATCTGATTACCGCGACATGGTCCAACACAGGGTAACATCACAGAGGAGGCGAGCTGCTTGA